One Thunnus thynnus chromosome 18, fThuThy2.1, whole genome shotgun sequence genomic region harbors:
- the znf106b gene encoding zinc finger protein 106 isoform X1 has translation MAKVQTPHEKVGKTVVKKETNPKSKPNHQTRNTYCILCRRLYLKHEAQEHMHGMLHHRELETVLGKDSFHECQACKASSMGLNEYAQHISTTQHKDKLKILMFKNVKPSSLYKTLSRETVSRILERNKTLKKEEKKIMKKKKKKLKQVAGQRAAVQLATATKTKVASKELNPEKSKKVNMRTLKRMQETHQIESNHAVVQNKENKMSSLKRPLHQSESTLQSQNRRLICLPGEPKSRTWNHPYPQDHLRNDDNFSVINQCSKVKIERSQTDIHVKRPHNTQGSGTSTPEQLSWPAISRDCYNGQYDTEFTSDHLPQNGAIVINHDQDENARASQPGPEQAAHPANTSANAAPIRDVDVNSMLRQIRRALGVREPCRADREARKQSSEAGGRVADHSTAQQAGTGKEQLAGGSFRNHNNEAALYITSAADASVQSPQVNTSAPATQTTSKTTQGMTQHWERSSVVVCDSDGLSNSSEIWQSQGASPFSVFDSLASLGGCQTTSTEPNRNITCKVRIAHKSGKVQGEKEDGLKPTLQKLLTLSGASSKLSWREMYGEMKRRKQDKINGMPRFGIELVNPFSDQEGSAQAEDNDMLLSEGFHWESFPDGPPSTHLPPPQNTTDNDSHTETQSSSRMQVASVGQPASTQDCSSQTVAAAPVKVEPNLEDENRDLRNDSSANKRKHKSVRNDGISDMEPGGKKKKTKSHKDQGQMDQLLAVSLREEELSHSLQDLDKSLIQARNALQAAYTEVQRLLLLRQQFTAEVNSLRAKRIEILQGMQEGYSGASNMAEKATTSSAGAADTAQPRISSLSCSSVFATSSSQLPSATNPTSSISQPPPTSLALPTISVKREICQPPSAQQTSQLSQTVSFNADTPQVPLFPSDLLLLSPPHLAASTTATTSSKQLRPGCSSSVNTPPSAESSYKQQEHVPREGLKGSIKRESLAREEASPIESDSEEEMEGHISNKQVKGKELIAENSTFVPERHKNTPAAASDNDGGNESDNSVEMMEPSDLVVIDIDESDNEGSPEPGSNVPAQQEPPQKSVSVEFSSARACTSQQNVERKFQPVKEVNIPPESVQPVEDEEPFLGAFVNHTGPVHGLQIHEGYLYTCSGDNTARAYSLVNGDCQAVFEGHTNKVNCLLVSSLPNMPVRLYTGSSDQTICCYSIKSKKCLEQIPLPDRVLCLHIAWNILYAGLANGSVASHDLKTLKQLDVFECHGPRGVSCLGTAQEGARRVLLVGSYDSTISVRDAKSGLLLRSLQGHTKTVLCMKVVNDLVFSGSSDTSVHAHNIHTGELVRIYKGHGHAVTSIVILGKVMVTACLDKLVRVYELQSHDRLQVYGGHSDMVMCMAVHKSVIYTGCYDGSVKAVKLNLMKNFRCWWQNCSLIFGMAEHLKQHLIGDHSNPNLQTVKCRWRGCSTFFSTQQLVRQELPKHMQSHVEKDSKVQP, from the exons ATGGCAAAGGTTCAAACCCCACATGAGAAGGTGGGCAAAACCGTTGTGAAGAAGGAGACCAACCCAAAGTCCAAACCAAACCACCAGACCAGAAATACCTACTGTATTTTATGTCGCAGGTTATATTTGAAACAT GAAGCACAAGAGCATATGCATGGCATGCTGCATCACAGAGAGCTGGAAACAGTGCTGGGCAA AGATTCATTTCATGAATGCCAGGCGTGTAAGGCATCCTCCATGGGTTTAAATGAGTACGCCCAGCACATCTCCACCACTCAACACAAAGATAAGTTGAAGATCTTGATGTTCAAAAATGTGAAGCCCTCCTCACTGTATAAGACTCTGAGCAGGGAGACCGTCAGCAGAATCCTGGAGAGGAACAAGACGCTAAAGAAGGAGGA GAAGAAAattatgaagaagaaaaaaaagaaactgaagcaGGTAGCCGGTCAGCGTGCAGCAGTGCAATTGGCAACTGCCACAAAAACCAAGGTGGCGTCCAAAGAACTGAATCctgaaaaatccaaaaaagtGAACATGAGGACACTGAAACGGATGCAAGAAACTCACCAGATAGAAAGCAACCATGCTGTTGTTCAAAACAAGGAGAACAAAATGTCCAGTCTGAAAAGACCGCTTCACCAATCAGAATCAACTCTGCAGAGTCAAAACAGAAGACTTATTTGTCTGCCAGGAGAGCCCAAAAGTAGAACTTGGAATCACCCCTACCCTCAGGACCACCTGAGGAATGATGATAACTTTTCTGTCATAAATCAGTGCAGCAAAGTCAAAATTGAGAGATCCCAaactgacatacatgttaaaagACCACACAACACCCAGGGAAGTGGCACCAGCACGCCAGAACAATTATCATGGCCTGCCATCAGTCGTGATTGTTACAACGGGCAGTATGATACAGAGTTCACCAGTGATCACCTCCCTCAGAACGGAGCCATCGTCATTAATCACGATCAAGATGAGAACGCAAGAGCTTCTCAACCAGGACCAGAGCAAGCTGCACATCCTGCTAACACTTCTGCCAATGCTGCACCCATACGAGATGTGGATGTCAATTCAATGCTGAGGCAAATCAGAAGGGCGCTGGGTGTGAGGGAGCCATGTAGAGCAGATCGTGAAGCCCGGAAGCAGAGCAGCGAGGCAGGTGGCCGGGTGGCCGATCACTCCACCGCGCAGCAAGCCGGAACTGGGAAAGAGCAGCTAGCAGGTGGCTCCTTCAGGAACCACAACAACGAAGCTGCACTTTACATCACCTCTGCTGCAGATGCATCTGTGCAGTCTCCACAGGTCAACACATCTGCTCCTGCTACGCAGACAACTtccaaaacaacacaaggaATGACTCAGCATTGGGAGAGGAGCTCAGTGGTTGTGTGTGATTCAGATGGACTATCAAACAGCAGTGAAATCTGGCAGTCTCAGGGAGCATCTCCCTTTTCAGTGTTCGACAGCCTGGCTTCACTCGGTGGATGTCAGACCACTTCCACTGAGCCCAACCGGAACATCACCTGCAAGGTTCGAATTGCCCACAAATCAGGCAAAGTTCAGGGGGAGAAAGAGGATGGACTTAAACCAACCCTGCAGAAGTTGCTCACTTTATCAGGGGCCAGTAGTAAGTTGAGCTGGAGGGAGATGTACGGGGAGATGAAACGGAGAAAACAGGACAAGATCAATGGCATGCCCAG GTTTGGAATCGAGTTGGTGAACCCTTTCTCTGACCAAGAAGGCTCAGCGCAGGCGGAGGACAATGACATGCTGCTTTCAGAGGGCTTCCATTGGGAGTCGTTTCCAGACGGTCCTCCGAGTACACACCTTCCTCCACCCCAGAACACAACAGATAATGACtctcacacagagacacagtccAGTTCTAGGATGCAGGTGGCATCTGTGGGGCAGCCTGCTTCAACACAGGATTGCAGCAGTCAGACAGTAGCAGCAGCGCCTGTGAAAGTGGAACCAAACTTGGAGGATGAAAACAGAGATTTGAGAAACGACAGTAGTGCCaacaagaggaaacacaaaTCAGTAAGA AATGATGGCATTTCTGATATGGAACCAGGtgggaaaaagaagaaaacaaagtcacacaaGG ACCAGGGCCAAATGGACCAGCTATTGGCGGTGTCTCTGAGGGAGGAGGAGTTGAGCCATTCGCTGCAGGATTTGGACAAGTCTTTGATTCAAGCCCGCAATGCCTTGCAAGCTGCCTACACAGAAGTCCAAAGACTCCTGTTACTGAGACAGCAG TTTACTGCTGAGGTCAACAGTCTGAGAGCCAAGCGGATTGAGATCCTGCAGGGGATGCAAG AAGGGTACTCCGGAGCATCTAACATGGCAGAGAAAGCCACCACCTCGTCAGCAGGGGCGGCTGACACTGCGCAACCGAGAATCTCTTCCCTTTCTTGCTCTAGTGTCTTTGCCACTTCCTCTAGCCAGTTACCATCTGCCACAAACCCAACGTCTTCCATCAGCCAACCTCCTCCCACGTCTCTGGCCCTGCCAACCATTTCAGTAAAGCGAGAAATCTGCCAACCACCCAGCGCTCAACAGACGAGCCAGTTATCCCAAACGGTCTCCTTTAACGCTGATACACCTCAGGTACCCTTGTTTCcctctgatctgctgctactcTCGCCACCACACTTGGCAGCTTCCACAACTGCTACTACCTCTTCCAAACAACTCAGGCCAGGGTGCTCCTCATCGGTGAATACACCGCCTTCTGCCGAGTCTTCCTACAAGCAGCAGGAGCACGTGCCGAGGGAAGGGTTAAAGGGAAGtataaagagagaaagtttAGCAAGGGAAGAAGCATCGCCTATTGAAAGTGACTCTGAGGAGGAGATGGAAGGACATATCAGCAACAAACAAGTAAAAGGAAAAGAGTTAATAGCAGAGAACTCAACTTTTGTCCCcgaaagacataaaaatacacctGCTGCAGCATCAGACAACGACGGAGGGAATGAGAGCGATAACTCTGTGGAAATGATGGAGCCCTCCGACTTGGTGGTCATTGATATTGATGAATCAGATAATGAGGGCTCACCTGAACCCGGCTCAAATGTTCCAGCTCAACAAGAGCCTCCTCAGAAGTCTGTCAGTGTAGAGTTCAGTTCTGCAAGGGCATGCACATCACAGCAAAATGTTGAGAG AAAGTTTCAGCCAGTGAAAGAGGTCAATATTCCACCAG AGTCTGTTCAGCCGGTCGAGGATGAGGAACCATTCTTGGGAGCATTTGTAAACCACACAGGCCCCGTCCACGGCCTGCAGATCCACGAGGGCTACCTGTACACATGCTCAGGGGACAACACAGCACGAGCCTACAGTCTGGTG AACGGGGATTGCCAAGCAGTGTTTGAGGGCCACACAAACAAAGTCAACTGTTTGCTTGTGTCCTCGCTCCCCAACATGCCGGTGCGCCTCTACACCGGGTCCAGTGACCAGACTATCTGCTGTTACAGTATAAAG TCTAAGAAGTGTTTGGAGCAGATCCCTCTACCAGACAGAGTGTTGTGTTTGCACATAGCCTGGAACATTCTGTATGCCGGGCTCGCCAATGGATCAGTGGCTAGCCATGATCTAAAG ACTCTGAAACAGCTGGATGTCTTTGAGTGCCATGGCCCTCGAGGCGTCAGCTGCCTGGGTACAGCCCAGGAGGGCGCCCGCCGGGTGCTGCTGGTCGGCTCCTACGACAGCACCATCAGCGTACGAGACGCCAAGAGCGGCCTGCTGCTGCGGTCACTGCAGGGTCACACAAAGACTGTACTCTGTATGAAG GTGGTGAATGACCTGGTCTTCAGCGGCTCCAGTGATACATCTGTTCACGCTCACAACATCCAT ACGGGTGAGTTGGTTCGTATCTACAAGGGTCACGGTCATGCCGTCACATCGATTGTCATCTTGGGGAAGGTGATGGTGACAGCCTGTCTGGATAAACTGGTTCGAGTTTATGAGCTACAG TCCCATGACCGGCTGCAGGTGTACGGCGGGCATAGTGATATGGTGATGTGCATGGCTGTCCATAAGAGTGTG ATCTACACAGGTTGCTATGATGGAAGTGTTAAAGCGGTAAAGCTCAACTTGATGAAGAACTTCCGCTGCTGG TGGCAAAATTGCTCTCTGATTTTCGGCATGGCGGAGCATCTTAAGCAGCACCTGATTGGAGACCACAGCAACCCCAATCTGCAGACAGTCAAATGCCGCTGGAGAGGCTgcagcacttttttttccacacagcaGTTAGTTAGACAG GAACTTCCCAAACACATGCAGAGCCACGTAGAGAAGGACAGTAAAGTGCAGCCTTGA
- the znf106b gene encoding zinc finger protein 106 isoform X2 has protein sequence MAKVQTPHEKVGKTVVKKETNPKSKPNHQTRNTYCILCRRLYLKHEAQEHMHGMLHHRELETVLGKDSFHECQACKASSMGLNEYAQHISTTQHKDKLKILMFKNVKPSSLYKTLSRETVSRILERNKTLKKEEKKIMKKKKKKLKQVAGQRAAVQLATATKTKVASKELNPEKSKKVNMRTLKRMQETHQIESNHAVVQNKENKMSSLKRPLHQSESTLQSQNRRLICLPGEPKSRTWNHPYPQDHLRNDDNFSVINQCSKVKIERSQTDIHVKRPHNTQGSGTSTPEQLSWPAISRDCYNGQYDTEFTSDHLPQNGAIVINHDQDENARASQPGPEQAAHPANTSANAAPIRDVDVNSMLRQIRRALGVREPCRADREARKQSSEAGGRVADHSTAQQAGTGKEQLAGGSFRNHNNEAALYITSAADASVQSPQVNTSAPATQTTSKTTQGMTQHWERSSVVVCDSDGLSNSSEIWQSQGASPFSVFDSLASLGGCQTTSTEPNRNITCKVRIAHKSGKVQGEKEDGLKPTLQKLLTLSGASSKLSWREMYGEMKRRKQDKINGMPRFGIELVNPFSDQEGSAQAEDNDMLLSEGFHWESFPDGPPSTHLPPPQNTTDNDSHTETQSSSRMQVASVGQPASTQDCSSQTVAAAPVKVEPNLEDENRDLRNDSSANKRKHKSNDGISDMEPGGKKKKTKSHKDQGQMDQLLAVSLREEELSHSLQDLDKSLIQARNALQAAYTEVQRLLLLRQQFTAEVNSLRAKRIEILQGMQEGYSGASNMAEKATTSSAGAADTAQPRISSLSCSSVFATSSSQLPSATNPTSSISQPPPTSLALPTISVKREICQPPSAQQTSQLSQTVSFNADTPQVPLFPSDLLLLSPPHLAASTTATTSSKQLRPGCSSSVNTPPSAESSYKQQEHVPREGLKGSIKRESLAREEASPIESDSEEEMEGHISNKQVKGKELIAENSTFVPERHKNTPAAASDNDGGNESDNSVEMMEPSDLVVIDIDESDNEGSPEPGSNVPAQQEPPQKSVSVEFSSARACTSQQNVERKFQPVKEVNIPPESVQPVEDEEPFLGAFVNHTGPVHGLQIHEGYLYTCSGDNTARAYSLVNGDCQAVFEGHTNKVNCLLVSSLPNMPVRLYTGSSDQTICCYSIKSKKCLEQIPLPDRVLCLHIAWNILYAGLANGSVASHDLKTLKQLDVFECHGPRGVSCLGTAQEGARRVLLVGSYDSTISVRDAKSGLLLRSLQGHTKTVLCMKVVNDLVFSGSSDTSVHAHNIHTGELVRIYKGHGHAVTSIVILGKVMVTACLDKLVRVYELQSHDRLQVYGGHSDMVMCMAVHKSVIYTGCYDGSVKAVKLNLMKNFRCWWQNCSLIFGMAEHLKQHLIGDHSNPNLQTVKCRWRGCSTFFSTQQLVRQELPKHMQSHVEKDSKVQP, from the exons ATGGCAAAGGTTCAAACCCCACATGAGAAGGTGGGCAAAACCGTTGTGAAGAAGGAGACCAACCCAAAGTCCAAACCAAACCACCAGACCAGAAATACCTACTGTATTTTATGTCGCAGGTTATATTTGAAACAT GAAGCACAAGAGCATATGCATGGCATGCTGCATCACAGAGAGCTGGAAACAGTGCTGGGCAA AGATTCATTTCATGAATGCCAGGCGTGTAAGGCATCCTCCATGGGTTTAAATGAGTACGCCCAGCACATCTCCACCACTCAACACAAAGATAAGTTGAAGATCTTGATGTTCAAAAATGTGAAGCCCTCCTCACTGTATAAGACTCTGAGCAGGGAGACCGTCAGCAGAATCCTGGAGAGGAACAAGACGCTAAAGAAGGAGGA GAAGAAAattatgaagaagaaaaaaaagaaactgaagcaGGTAGCCGGTCAGCGTGCAGCAGTGCAATTGGCAACTGCCACAAAAACCAAGGTGGCGTCCAAAGAACTGAATCctgaaaaatccaaaaaagtGAACATGAGGACACTGAAACGGATGCAAGAAACTCACCAGATAGAAAGCAACCATGCTGTTGTTCAAAACAAGGAGAACAAAATGTCCAGTCTGAAAAGACCGCTTCACCAATCAGAATCAACTCTGCAGAGTCAAAACAGAAGACTTATTTGTCTGCCAGGAGAGCCCAAAAGTAGAACTTGGAATCACCCCTACCCTCAGGACCACCTGAGGAATGATGATAACTTTTCTGTCATAAATCAGTGCAGCAAAGTCAAAATTGAGAGATCCCAaactgacatacatgttaaaagACCACACAACACCCAGGGAAGTGGCACCAGCACGCCAGAACAATTATCATGGCCTGCCATCAGTCGTGATTGTTACAACGGGCAGTATGATACAGAGTTCACCAGTGATCACCTCCCTCAGAACGGAGCCATCGTCATTAATCACGATCAAGATGAGAACGCAAGAGCTTCTCAACCAGGACCAGAGCAAGCTGCACATCCTGCTAACACTTCTGCCAATGCTGCACCCATACGAGATGTGGATGTCAATTCAATGCTGAGGCAAATCAGAAGGGCGCTGGGTGTGAGGGAGCCATGTAGAGCAGATCGTGAAGCCCGGAAGCAGAGCAGCGAGGCAGGTGGCCGGGTGGCCGATCACTCCACCGCGCAGCAAGCCGGAACTGGGAAAGAGCAGCTAGCAGGTGGCTCCTTCAGGAACCACAACAACGAAGCTGCACTTTACATCACCTCTGCTGCAGATGCATCTGTGCAGTCTCCACAGGTCAACACATCTGCTCCTGCTACGCAGACAACTtccaaaacaacacaaggaATGACTCAGCATTGGGAGAGGAGCTCAGTGGTTGTGTGTGATTCAGATGGACTATCAAACAGCAGTGAAATCTGGCAGTCTCAGGGAGCATCTCCCTTTTCAGTGTTCGACAGCCTGGCTTCACTCGGTGGATGTCAGACCACTTCCACTGAGCCCAACCGGAACATCACCTGCAAGGTTCGAATTGCCCACAAATCAGGCAAAGTTCAGGGGGAGAAAGAGGATGGACTTAAACCAACCCTGCAGAAGTTGCTCACTTTATCAGGGGCCAGTAGTAAGTTGAGCTGGAGGGAGATGTACGGGGAGATGAAACGGAGAAAACAGGACAAGATCAATGGCATGCCCAG GTTTGGAATCGAGTTGGTGAACCCTTTCTCTGACCAAGAAGGCTCAGCGCAGGCGGAGGACAATGACATGCTGCTTTCAGAGGGCTTCCATTGGGAGTCGTTTCCAGACGGTCCTCCGAGTACACACCTTCCTCCACCCCAGAACACAACAGATAATGACtctcacacagagacacagtccAGTTCTAGGATGCAGGTGGCATCTGTGGGGCAGCCTGCTTCAACACAGGATTGCAGCAGTCAGACAGTAGCAGCAGCGCCTGTGAAAGTGGAACCAAACTTGGAGGATGAAAACAGAGATTTGAGAAACGACAGTAGTGCCaacaagaggaaacacaaaTCA AATGATGGCATTTCTGATATGGAACCAGGtgggaaaaagaagaaaacaaagtcacacaaGG ACCAGGGCCAAATGGACCAGCTATTGGCGGTGTCTCTGAGGGAGGAGGAGTTGAGCCATTCGCTGCAGGATTTGGACAAGTCTTTGATTCAAGCCCGCAATGCCTTGCAAGCTGCCTACACAGAAGTCCAAAGACTCCTGTTACTGAGACAGCAG TTTACTGCTGAGGTCAACAGTCTGAGAGCCAAGCGGATTGAGATCCTGCAGGGGATGCAAG AAGGGTACTCCGGAGCATCTAACATGGCAGAGAAAGCCACCACCTCGTCAGCAGGGGCGGCTGACACTGCGCAACCGAGAATCTCTTCCCTTTCTTGCTCTAGTGTCTTTGCCACTTCCTCTAGCCAGTTACCATCTGCCACAAACCCAACGTCTTCCATCAGCCAACCTCCTCCCACGTCTCTGGCCCTGCCAACCATTTCAGTAAAGCGAGAAATCTGCCAACCACCCAGCGCTCAACAGACGAGCCAGTTATCCCAAACGGTCTCCTTTAACGCTGATACACCTCAGGTACCCTTGTTTCcctctgatctgctgctactcTCGCCACCACACTTGGCAGCTTCCACAACTGCTACTACCTCTTCCAAACAACTCAGGCCAGGGTGCTCCTCATCGGTGAATACACCGCCTTCTGCCGAGTCTTCCTACAAGCAGCAGGAGCACGTGCCGAGGGAAGGGTTAAAGGGAAGtataaagagagaaagtttAGCAAGGGAAGAAGCATCGCCTATTGAAAGTGACTCTGAGGAGGAGATGGAAGGACATATCAGCAACAAACAAGTAAAAGGAAAAGAGTTAATAGCAGAGAACTCAACTTTTGTCCCcgaaagacataaaaatacacctGCTGCAGCATCAGACAACGACGGAGGGAATGAGAGCGATAACTCTGTGGAAATGATGGAGCCCTCCGACTTGGTGGTCATTGATATTGATGAATCAGATAATGAGGGCTCACCTGAACCCGGCTCAAATGTTCCAGCTCAACAAGAGCCTCCTCAGAAGTCTGTCAGTGTAGAGTTCAGTTCTGCAAGGGCATGCACATCACAGCAAAATGTTGAGAG AAAGTTTCAGCCAGTGAAAGAGGTCAATATTCCACCAG AGTCTGTTCAGCCGGTCGAGGATGAGGAACCATTCTTGGGAGCATTTGTAAACCACACAGGCCCCGTCCACGGCCTGCAGATCCACGAGGGCTACCTGTACACATGCTCAGGGGACAACACAGCACGAGCCTACAGTCTGGTG AACGGGGATTGCCAAGCAGTGTTTGAGGGCCACACAAACAAAGTCAACTGTTTGCTTGTGTCCTCGCTCCCCAACATGCCGGTGCGCCTCTACACCGGGTCCAGTGACCAGACTATCTGCTGTTACAGTATAAAG TCTAAGAAGTGTTTGGAGCAGATCCCTCTACCAGACAGAGTGTTGTGTTTGCACATAGCCTGGAACATTCTGTATGCCGGGCTCGCCAATGGATCAGTGGCTAGCCATGATCTAAAG ACTCTGAAACAGCTGGATGTCTTTGAGTGCCATGGCCCTCGAGGCGTCAGCTGCCTGGGTACAGCCCAGGAGGGCGCCCGCCGGGTGCTGCTGGTCGGCTCCTACGACAGCACCATCAGCGTACGAGACGCCAAGAGCGGCCTGCTGCTGCGGTCACTGCAGGGTCACACAAAGACTGTACTCTGTATGAAG GTGGTGAATGACCTGGTCTTCAGCGGCTCCAGTGATACATCTGTTCACGCTCACAACATCCAT ACGGGTGAGTTGGTTCGTATCTACAAGGGTCACGGTCATGCCGTCACATCGATTGTCATCTTGGGGAAGGTGATGGTGACAGCCTGTCTGGATAAACTGGTTCGAGTTTATGAGCTACAG TCCCATGACCGGCTGCAGGTGTACGGCGGGCATAGTGATATGGTGATGTGCATGGCTGTCCATAAGAGTGTG ATCTACACAGGTTGCTATGATGGAAGTGTTAAAGCGGTAAAGCTCAACTTGATGAAGAACTTCCGCTGCTGG TGGCAAAATTGCTCTCTGATTTTCGGCATGGCGGAGCATCTTAAGCAGCACCTGATTGGAGACCACAGCAACCCCAATCTGCAGACAGTCAAATGCCGCTGGAGAGGCTgcagcacttttttttccacacagcaGTTAGTTAGACAG GAACTTCCCAAACACATGCAGAGCCACGTAGAGAAGGACAGTAAAGTGCAGCCTTGA